CGGAAGCACTCTTGCAAGAGAAAATCCAATCGCTTGCCGATATGATCATTGTCTTGCAAAAGGGAGCGTAACTGCTCCAGATGTCCAGTCAATCGAGTCAACTCTTCGGTGATATCAAGTCGATCGGACAGGATCGCGACCTCTTGAAGAACTCGTTCCTCGGAAGATTGCATCCCGACGGTTTCAAGAGCCGTTTTGATACGCTCAACCAAAGCATCGGTTTTGTCTTTTTTCAGCACAGGAACGCGCGTTTTCAAGTCATCCAATAAGGTTTGCATGCGCATGACCCGAGCAATAATATCATCGGCCAACAGTTGGCCTTCGCGATCACGTGACACCCGAAAATCTTCCAATGCTTGGGCAAGACCGAACGACAACTTTTCAACAAGTTTCGGATCAGTATTTTCTCCGGCATCGCGCCATAAAAACGACGTATCGAGCAAACGGTTAATATCAGGAGTATAGGGAATATTCATATCCTGTGCGAGACTGGACAACTGCTCGAACATCGCCCGTGCCATTGGTTTATCCAATGTAATGGATAAGAGATCAGCACGTTGAGGTTGAAAAATAAGTGAAATTTCAACTCTTCCCCGTCCGGCATGAGCCTGAACGATCTTTTCCAACGCTTGTTCGTGACTGCGCAAGAATACGGGCAATCGCCATTTAATATCAAGAAAACGGCTGTTGACCCCACGAATCTCCCATAACTGGGTAAAACCGTCATCTTCAATCAGACATCGTCCAAATCCGGTCATGCTCGTCGGCATGGTTGCTCCTTAATTTGAAGGCATGCATTCGGCGAAGAGCCGTTATGTGTGCCTGGGTTTCTTTGCTTTTATAGTCGGGGAAAGTCCAGGGAAAGACTTGCCATGTCTTTCCCTGATACATCAAAGTAAGATCGCCGAAAATTCCTTGACCAAGATAAATGCGATGCGTGAAGTTTTTCCCAGTAGCCAAAACAAGGCGTTCCTGAGTTATAAATCCGGGATCAAGATTCACTCGTCGTCGATTATCGGACCGAGCGAAATGATTTTCAAGCTGATTTGTGTACAGCTTGATGTCGACAAGTGTATCTTGCTGAAACAACTGCTTAAAACCAACAAATTTCCGGGAAATCGATTCTCCAAGTTCCGCATTGTAGTATGACGTATGATCAAAAGGCAAACACGGGCTCTCATAGTCAATAGTCCCGAAATGTTCTTCAAGACGTTCCTTGAGTTCGGGCCACACCTCGTCCCACTGCGCTGACATCACAGACATCATAAGTTGGGCTGGAACGGGAATTCGGGGTGTACTCATACATCGCTCCCCGAACTGGAAACACTCTCCTCTGGCTGAACTAAAATGCTATTATCTGTTGCGGTGAGGGGGGTGACCGATATAAGGCCTGCGCATTCACTCCCTTTCAGTTGAATATCTTGTGACATCGCGCATTCAACATAATATTCGCACACTCCATGAACGGGAGCTGTTCGTTCAACCGCCATAGTCAAATGCGACATTGATGCAACGCGACGAATAAAAGCGACTTTCGCATCTGCGGCAACACGACGCAGAGCGGCAGCTCGTGTTTTTTTGACAGACGCCGAGACCTGTCCTGAAAAAGTTGCCGCTCGTGTTCCCGGGCGCTTCGAATACGGAAAGACATGGGCATAGGTCAATGGCATATCCATCACTGTTTTCAAGGTCCGGTCAAACATATCGTCGGTCTCTCCAGGAAACCCAACTAAAAAATCCGCACCTAAAGCGAACACAGGCCAAAATGCCGTGACGTCATGGAGACGCTCCAAGATTTTTTGAGGAGAGTAATGGCCCCTCCCCATTGC
The nucleotide sequence above comes from Desulfovibrio inopinatus DSM 10711. Encoded proteins:
- a CDS encoding YicC/YloC family endoribonuclease; its protein translation is MPTSMTGFGRCLIEDDGFTQLWEIRGVNSRFLDIKWRLPVFLRSHEQALEKIVQAHAGRGRVEISLIFQPQRADLLSITLDKPMARAMFEQLSSLAQDMNIPYTPDINRLLDTSFLWRDAGENTDPKLVEKLSFGLAQALEDFRVSRDREGQLLADDIIARVMRMQTLLDDLKTRVPVLKKDKTDALVERIKTALETVGMQSSEERVLQEVAILSDRLDITEELTRLTGHLEQLRSLLQDNDHIGKRLDFLLQECFREINTSANKAQSLEVSQIAVEFKAELEKCREQAQNIE
- a CDS encoding DUF4416 family protein, coding for MSTPRIPVPAQLMMSVMSAQWDEVWPELKERLEEHFGTIDYESPCLPFDHTSYYNAELGESISRKFVGFKQLFQQDTLVDIKLYTNQLENHFARSDNRRRVNLDPGFITQERLVLATGKNFTHRIYLGQGIFGDLTLMYQGKTWQVFPWTFPDYKSKETQAHITALRRMHAFKLRSNHADEHDRIWTMSD